In Thermoplasmata archaeon, a single genomic region encodes these proteins:
- a CDS encoding cupin domain-containing protein, translating into MGRSPVPSHGRFTPEVAMRLLARSKDAQFVVVLEHGSASVEIYKPHKIDPQVPHDQDEIYVILSGSGFFVHDGVRQPFEAGELLFVAAGVPHRFEDFTEDFATWAIFYGPEGGEK; encoded by the coding sequence ATGGGACGCAGCCCGGTACCGTCGCATGGCCGATTCACCCCAGAAGTGGCGATGCGTCTCCTGGCTCGATCCAAGGACGCCCAGTTCGTAGTTGTGCTCGAGCACGGCTCGGCCTCGGTGGAGATCTACAAACCCCACAAGATCGACCCACAGGTCCCGCACGACCAGGACGAGATTTACGTTATCCTCTCCGGCTCCGGTTTCTTCGTGCACGACGGCGTCCGACAGCCGTTCGAGGCCGGCGAGCTCCTCTTCGTCGCGGCCGGAGTGCCGCACCGGTTCGAGGACTTCACCGAGGACTTCGCCACGTGGGCAATCTTCTACGGCCCGGAAGGCGGAGAGAAGTAG